A part of Melittangium boletus DSM 14713 genomic DNA contains:
- a CDS encoding SNF2-related protein, with protein sequence MASGEDSSQDAGQQAHTLTPFHERLLAEELTIKSSDSRERLAGALAEARVDLNPHQLEAACFAMDSLSRGGCMLADEVGLGKTIEAGMVIAQLMAEGKTRILILAPAVLRAQWNSELREKFDLESVMVDGRTVRATGNCFDQPFPVICSHPFAANKAALVAEIPWDVVIIDEAHRLRNAYKAGHKTGQALRASLQGRPKLLLTATPLQNDLMELFGLVTLLDEQILGPEHAFRSRYRLEGETGGLPGDAATELKERLAPVVQRTLRRQVREYVRYTNRRSIVEDFAPSPEEHDLYEKVSEYLRRSEVAAIEPGKKTLLTLCYRKLLASSTYAIAPTLRRLSENLIKRLEAARLGQRALGFFEPEEARQFAEDGEEWLDGSSASDKPVSIRTLENEMWELKQYADLADSIKVNAKGEALTRALERTFKVMKGQGWPEKALIFTESKRTQQYLTTLLSQHGYEGKISLLSGDSGGGPEERRALVNEFRDKTQILICTEAGAEGLNLQFCNLVVNYDLPWNPQRVEQRIGRCHRYGQQRDVLVINFLNRRNAADARLYELLEKKLSLFDGVFGASDEILGALESGVDFERRILDIYQSCRHPDDINAAFDKLRSDMEGRISERMTEARSVLMERFDGDVRRRLRMAGAMTKEALEKRQQGARALTGSVLGSHASGRLQVAKAAYAVRDRTHDAINYLRLNAAGLPAKLARLAGQEGWWFVYKCETTGLKAEERMLHLVLLLERDGKGFRALPLADGEHFMKLVGQEERRLRPPPVSVSLMQEQALMAAKDEVLRAAERRNALELDVARERADRYAEDCLLESREAVERARELWQEARRVVCAQEDPSERVKARAHAERLEREYRKKLASLRNEEEKRYAAKDRQISDLINKSKVTEKRSLIASAYFWLV encoded by the coding sequence ATGGCTTCGGGGGAGGACTCCTCCCAGGACGCCGGGCAGCAGGCGCACACGTTGACGCCCTTCCACGAGCGGCTGCTCGCGGAGGAGCTCACCATCAAGAGTTCGGACTCGCGCGAGCGGCTCGCCGGAGCACTCGCCGAGGCCCGCGTGGACCTGAACCCCCACCAGCTCGAGGCCGCGTGCTTCGCCATGGACTCGCTCTCGCGCGGCGGCTGCATGCTCGCGGACGAGGTGGGCCTCGGGAAAACCATCGAGGCGGGCATGGTCATCGCCCAGCTCATGGCCGAGGGCAAGACGCGCATCCTCATCCTCGCCCCCGCCGTGCTGCGCGCCCAGTGGAACAGCGAGCTGCGCGAGAAGTTCGACCTGGAATCCGTCATGGTCGACGGCCGCACCGTGCGCGCCACGGGCAACTGCTTCGATCAGCCCTTCCCCGTCATCTGCTCGCACCCCTTCGCCGCCAACAAGGCCGCGCTGGTGGCCGAAATCCCCTGGGACGTCGTCATCATCGACGAGGCCCACCGCCTGCGGAACGCCTACAAGGCGGGCCACAAGACGGGTCAGGCCCTGCGCGCCTCGCTCCAGGGCCGCCCCAAGCTGCTGCTCACCGCCACGCCCCTGCAGAATGACCTGATGGAGCTGTTCGGACTGGTGACGCTGCTCGACGAGCAGATCCTCGGCCCCGAGCACGCCTTCCGCAGCCGCTACCGCCTGGAGGGCGAGACGGGGGGTCTGCCCGGCGACGCCGCCACCGAGCTCAAGGAACGGCTCGCCCCCGTGGTGCAGCGCACCCTGCGCCGCCAGGTGCGCGAGTACGTGCGCTACACCAACCGCCGCTCCATCGTGGAGGACTTCGCCCCCTCCCCCGAGGAGCATGACCTCTACGAGAAGGTGAGCGAGTACCTGCGCCGCTCCGAGGTCGCCGCGATCGAGCCGGGCAAGAAGACGCTGCTCACGCTCTGCTACCGCAAGCTCCTGGCCTCCAGCACCTACGCCATCGCCCCCACCCTGCGCCGCTTGAGCGAGAACCTCATCAAGCGCCTGGAGGCCGCGCGCCTGGGCCAGCGCGCCCTGGGCTTCTTCGAGCCCGAGGAAGCCAGGCAGTTCGCCGAGGACGGCGAGGAATGGCTCGACGGCTCCTCCGCCTCCGACAAGCCCGTGAGCATCCGCACGCTCGAGAACGAGATGTGGGAGCTCAAGCAGTACGCGGACCTCGCCGACTCCATCAAGGTCAACGCCAAGGGCGAGGCCCTCACGCGCGCCCTGGAGCGCACCTTCAAGGTGATGAAGGGCCAAGGCTGGCCGGAGAAGGCCCTCATCTTCACCGAGTCCAAGCGCACCCAGCAGTACCTCACCACGCTCCTGTCCCAGCACGGCTACGAGGGGAAGATCTCCCTGCTCTCGGGTGACTCGGGCGGCGGCCCCGAGGAGCGCCGCGCGCTCGTGAACGAGTTCCGCGACAAGACGCAGATCCTCATCTGCACCGAGGCCGGCGCGGAAGGACTCAACCTCCAGTTCTGCAACCTGGTGGTGAACTACGATCTGCCGTGGAACCCGCAGCGCGTGGAGCAGCGCATCGGCCGCTGCCACCGCTACGGCCAGCAGCGCGACGTGCTCGTCATCAACTTCCTCAACCGCCGCAACGCCGCGGACGCGCGCCTGTACGAGCTGCTCGAGAAGAAGCTGAGCCTGTTCGACGGCGTGTTCGGCGCGTCAGATGAAATCCTCGGCGCGCTGGAGAGCGGCGTGGACTTCGAGCGGCGCATCCTCGACATCTACCAGTCCTGCCGCCACCCGGACGACATCAACGCCGCCTTCGACAAGCTGCGCTCGGACATGGAAGGCCGCATCAGCGAGCGCATGACCGAGGCGCGCTCCGTCCTCATGGAGCGCTTCGACGGAGACGTGCGCCGGCGGCTGCGCATGGCCGGTGCCATGACGAAGGAGGCGCTCGAGAAGCGCCAGCAGGGAGCGCGCGCCCTCACGGGCTCGGTGCTGGGCAGCCACGCCTCGGGCCGGCTCCAGGTGGCCAAGGCCGCCTACGCCGTGCGCGACCGCACCCACGACGCCATCAACTACCTGCGCCTCAACGCCGCGGGCCTCCCGGCGAAGCTCGCCCGGCTCGCCGGCCAGGAGGGCTGGTGGTTCGTCTACAAGTGCGAGACGACGGGCCTCAAGGCCGAGGAGCGCATGCTCCACCTGGTGCTGCTGCTCGAGCGCGACGGCAAGGGCTTCCGCGCCCTGCCCCTGGCCGACGGCGAGCACTTCATGAAGCTGGTGGGCCAGGAAGAGCGCCGCCTGCGTCCGCCTCCGGTGTCCGTGTCGCTCATGCAGGAGCAGGCGCTCATGGCCGCCAAGGACGAGGTGCTGCGCGCCGCCGAGCGCCGCAACGCCCTGGAATTGGACGTGGCGCGTGAGCGCGCCGACCGCTACGCCGAGGATTGCCTCCTGGAGTCGCGCGAGGCCGTGGAGCGAGCGCGAGAGCTCTGGCAGGAAGCGCGCCGCGTGGTGTGCGCGCAGGAAGATCCCTCCGAGCGCGTGAAGGCCCGGGCCCATGCCGAGCGCCTGGAGCGCGAGTACCGCAAGAAGCTGGCCTCGCTGCGCAACGAGGAGGAGAAGCGCTACGCGGCCAAGGATCGGCAGATCTCGGACCTCATCAACAAGTCCAAGGTCACCGAGAAGCGCTCCCTCATCGCGTCCGCCTACTTCTGGCTCGTCTAG
- a CDS encoding GH92 family glycosyl hydrolase, translating into MIVHVLRFTHLLAVVIAMTVGCGSSSDPEKDAGTTPDAGTSPDAGTDPDPDAGTDPDPDPDAGTDGGSPELPREFYSSFEATDPQPQWTSTVDIDARGQKKSSGVTGETDTRILGSISEQVVAVTASGENPPDEIATRVSDGEVTSKWLVFASTGWVQFKLSQPIAVKRYALSSANDAPERDPAAWTLEGSQDGVSWTVLDSRGNESFATRFETHTYEFSNTTPYLHYRLNITANHGGGIVQLAELQLSNGDDTPRPVSDMKSAVGNGPGASHNAKLGAGFTGTHALRFAGAVTANGRGYSYNKLFDVDVRVTPTTELSYLIFVDEAINDLTYPGTYAALDLAFDDGTYLSELNAIDQHHAVLSPAGQGASRTLYTGEWNYKVARIGDVAAGKTIKRILVGYDQPQGPVSAFGGWIDDIRITDKPVHVTPTHLSDYVTTLRGTHSSGGYSRGNNFPATAIPHGFNFWTPVTNAGSASWIYEYHRRNNADNRPTLQAFSLSHEPSPWMGDRQSFQILPSAVEGTPNANRTARALAFQHENEIARPYYYGVKFDEGIQAELTPTDHAAIFRFTFPGDNASLIFDNVNNNGGISLDASARVLTGYSDARSGLSTGASRIFVYATFDRPVASSGMLPGGGGANVTGYMRFTVPADDRTVTMRIATSLISVEQAKKNLELEIAESEGFDDVKARARALWDQRLAIIEVQGANEDQLTTLYSNLYRLFLYPNSGFENTGTADAPVYEYASPVSAPVGASTPTRTGAKIVSGKIYVNNGFWDTYRATWPAYALFSPTRAGELIDGFVEQYKEGGWVARWSSPGYADLMTGTSSDVAFADAYVKGVRNFDVVAAYDAAVKNATVRPTNSGVGRKGLESSIFLGYTSTSTGAGLSWAMAGYLNDFGIANMASALAEANPSDPRHQEYVENAEYFRERALNYVNLFDPSIQFFQGRNTSGAFVTPAEDYDPRVWGHDYTETNGWNTAFDAPYDGQGLANLYGGKAQLAAKLDEFFATPETASFGGSYGGVIHEMIEARDVRMGQLGLSNQPSFHIPYMYNHAGQPAKTQEKVRDALARLWIGSNIGQGYLGDEDNGAMSAWHLFSALGFYPAGVGSADYVIGSPLFTRAIVHLENGRDITINAPANSPKNVYVRALRVNGQPYTKTSLSHALLAAGATLDFDMSPTPTTWGTGADDVPPALTPEGVIPQPLSDTATGGVATASDGTSTSALFDNTSTTSVSFTAENPVLLYHFASGTPQVTFYTLTSGTAAIDPTGWTLSGSNDGVTFTTLDQRSAQTFRWRTQTRAFRVATPGAYAYYRLELTGAAGLSLAEVELLAKP; encoded by the coding sequence ATGATCGTTCACGTCTTGCGCTTCACGCATTTACTTGCCGTCGTTATCGCCATGACTGTGGGTTGTGGCTCTTCGTCCGATCCCGAGAAAGACGCGGGAACTACTCCCGACGCGGGCACCAGCCCCGATGCTGGCACCGACCCCGACCCCGATGCTGGCACCGACCCCGACCCCGACCCCGACGCGGGCACCGATGGTGGATCACCCGAGTTGCCGCGCGAGTTCTACTCGTCATTCGAGGCCACGGATCCTCAGCCCCAGTGGACCTCCACGGTCGACATCGATGCCAGGGGACAGAAGAAGTCCTCGGGCGTCACCGGGGAGACTGACACGCGGATCCTCGGCAGCATCTCGGAGCAGGTGGTCGCGGTGACCGCCAGTGGCGAAAACCCTCCCGATGAGATCGCGACCCGTGTCTCCGACGGCGAGGTGACCTCCAAGTGGCTGGTGTTCGCGAGCACCGGCTGGGTGCAGTTCAAGCTCTCCCAGCCCATCGCCGTGAAGCGCTACGCCCTCTCCTCCGCCAACGACGCGCCCGAGCGAGACCCCGCCGCCTGGACCCTCGAGGGTTCACAGGATGGAGTGAGCTGGACCGTGCTCGACAGCCGCGGCAATGAGTCCTTCGCCACCCGCTTCGAGACCCACACCTACGAGTTCTCCAACACCACCCCCTATCTTCATTACCGTCTCAACATCACCGCCAACCATGGTGGTGGCATCGTGCAGCTGGCCGAGCTCCAGCTCTCCAACGGCGATGACACCCCGCGGCCGGTGTCCGACATGAAGAGCGCTGTCGGGAACGGCCCTGGTGCCTCGCACAACGCCAAGCTCGGCGCTGGATTCACGGGCACGCATGCGCTCCGCTTCGCGGGCGCGGTGACGGCGAACGGCCGCGGCTATTCCTACAACAAGCTCTTCGATGTCGACGTGCGGGTCACTCCGACGACGGAGCTGTCGTATCTGATCTTCGTGGATGAGGCGATCAATGACCTGACCTATCCCGGGACCTACGCGGCGCTCGATCTCGCCTTCGACGACGGCACCTACCTGAGCGAGCTGAACGCCATTGACCAGCACCACGCGGTGCTGAGCCCGGCGGGGCAGGGCGCGTCGCGGACGCTCTACACGGGCGAGTGGAACTACAAGGTCGCGCGCATCGGTGACGTCGCCGCGGGCAAGACGATCAAGCGCATCCTGGTGGGCTATGACCAACCGCAGGGGCCCGTCTCGGCCTTCGGCGGCTGGATCGACGACATCCGGATCACGGACAAGCCCGTCCATGTGACGCCCACGCACCTGTCGGATTACGTAACGACCCTGCGAGGCACCCACTCGAGTGGTGGCTACTCGCGTGGCAACAACTTCCCCGCGACGGCGATCCCCCACGGATTCAACTTCTGGACCCCGGTGACCAACGCGGGCTCGGCGAGCTGGATCTACGAGTACCACCGCCGCAACAACGCGGACAATCGACCGACGCTCCAGGCGTTCTCCCTGAGCCACGAGCCAAGCCCGTGGATGGGTGATCGGCAGAGCTTCCAGATCCTCCCCTCGGCGGTCGAAGGCACACCGAACGCCAACCGCACCGCACGTGCCCTGGCCTTCCAGCACGAGAACGAGATCGCACGGCCCTACTACTACGGGGTGAAGTTCGACGAGGGCATCCAGGCCGAGCTCACGCCCACCGATCACGCCGCGATCTTCCGCTTCACGTTCCCCGGAGACAACGCGAGCCTCATCTTCGACAACGTGAACAACAACGGTGGGATCTCGCTGGATGCCTCCGCGCGTGTGCTCACGGGCTACTCCGACGCGCGCAGTGGGCTCTCGACGGGGGCGTCGCGGATCTTCGTCTACGCCACGTTCGACCGGCCGGTGGCCTCAAGCGGCATGCTCCCCGGAGGCGGGGGGGCGAACGTGACGGGCTACATGCGCTTCACCGTCCCGGCGGACGACCGCACCGTGACCATGCGAATCGCCACGTCCCTTATCAGCGTCGAGCAGGCCAAGAAGAACCTGGAGCTCGAGATCGCGGAGTCCGAGGGCTTCGACGACGTGAAGGCCCGCGCACGGGCACTCTGGGATCAGCGGCTCGCGATCATCGAGGTGCAGGGCGCCAATGAGGATCAGCTCACCACGCTCTACTCCAACCTGTACCGACTGTTCCTCTATCCCAACTCGGGATTCGAGAACACCGGCACGGCGGACGCTCCCGTCTACGAGTACGCGAGCCCGGTGTCGGCGCCCGTGGGGGCCAGCACGCCCACTCGGACCGGCGCGAAGATCGTGAGTGGCAAGATCTACGTGAACAACGGCTTCTGGGACACCTACCGGGCGACCTGGCCCGCCTACGCGCTGTTCTCGCCGACCCGGGCGGGCGAGCTGATCGACGGCTTCGTGGAGCAGTACAAGGAGGGGGGCTGGGTCGCGCGCTGGTCGTCGCCCGGCTATGCCGATCTCATGACGGGCACGAGCTCCGATGTGGCCTTCGCCGACGCCTACGTGAAGGGCGTGAGGAACTTCGATGTCGTGGCGGCCTATGACGCGGCCGTGAAGAACGCGACGGTCCGGCCGACCAACTCCGGTGTCGGGCGCAAGGGGCTCGAGTCGTCGATCTTCCTCGGCTACACCTCGACCTCGACCGGAGCCGGCCTGTCGTGGGCGATGGCGGGCTACCTGAACGACTTCGGCATCGCGAACATGGCGAGCGCGCTCGCCGAGGCGAACCCGAGCGACCCCCGCCACCAGGAGTATGTCGAGAACGCGGAGTACTTCCGCGAGCGCGCGCTCAACTACGTGAACCTGTTCGACCCGTCGATTCAGTTCTTCCAGGGCAGGAACACGAGTGGCGCGTTCGTGACGCCCGCGGAGGACTATGATCCGCGCGTCTGGGGCCACGACTACACCGAGACCAATGGTTGGAACACCGCCTTCGACGCGCCCTATGACGGCCAGGGACTCGCCAACCTGTACGGTGGCAAGGCCCAGCTCGCCGCGAAGCTCGACGAGTTCTTCGCCACGCCGGAGACCGCGAGCTTTGGTGGCTCCTACGGCGGCGTGATCCACGAGATGATCGAGGCGCGTGACGTGCGCATGGGCCAGCTCGGCCTGAGCAACCAGCCCTCGTTCCACATCCCGTACATGTACAACCACGCCGGACAGCCGGCGAAGACGCAGGAGAAGGTCCGCGACGCGCTCGCGCGTCTGTGGATCGGGAGCAACATCGGCCAGGGGTACCTCGGCGACGAGGACAATGGCGCGATGTCGGCATGGCATCTCTTCAGCGCGCTCGGTTTCTACCCGGCCGGGGTGGGGAGCGCGGACTACGTCATCGGCTCGCCGCTCTTCACCCGGGCGATCGTTCATCTGGAGAATGGCCGCGACATCACGATCAACGCGCCGGCCAACAGCCCGAAGAATGTCTACGTGCGTGCCCTGCGGGTCAACGGTCAGCCGTATACGAAGACCTCCCTGTCCCACGCACTGCTCGCCGCCGGAGCCACGCTCGACTTCGACATGTCTCCCACTCCCACCACGTGGGGAACCGGTGCCGACGATGTGCCGCCCGCCCTTACTCCCGAGGGCGTCATTCCCCAGCCGCTGAGCGACACCGCGACGGGCGGCGTGGCCACCGCGAGTGACGGCACGAGCACGAGCGCGCTCTTCGACAACACCTCGACGACGAGCGTGAGCTTCACCGCCGAGAACCCCGTGCTGCTGTACCACTTCGCCTCGGGCACGCCGCAGGTCACCTTCTACACGCTGACGTCGGGCACCGCCGCGATCGATCCGACGGGCTGGACGCTGAGTGGCTCGAATGACGGAGTGACCTTCACGACGCTCGATCAGCGCAGCGCGCAGACGTTCCGCTGGCGCACGCAGACGCGTGCCTTCCGGGTCGCGACTCCGGGGGCCTACGCGTACTACCGTCTCGAGTTGACCGGCGCGGCGGGACTGTCGCTCGCCGAGGTGGAACTGCTCGCCAAGCCGTAG